The DNA sequence TTCTCGGCAGGCTCGATGATTGTCGATCCAGCGATGCTCGAATCGCTTAGCGAACGTTTTGATCCGCTCGGGCGGCTACTCATTCCCTTCAGGGTGTTCACGAATGAGGACGAAGCTCTCGCCTTTCTTGAACCCTTCAAGAACTCTGACTAGCCGTTCGGCCCGACCGTCCTATTGAACGACGTTGGCCCGGTCGGTGGCGACCCGCAGTTGTGGGCGGGCGATCACCAGGTACAGAATCGGACCCAAGAAGGCCAGTGCCAGGACCACGATCGCCCAGACGATCTGATTCTGCTCGGCAGCTTCCCAGACGCTAGGCGGGGTCTTCAGAACATCGATTACCGCCCAGATGTGAAAGATGGCAAATGGGACAACCATGAAGACCATCAAGCCGAAGAAAATTCCTACTTCCATGACGAACCTCCATAGGCCGATGCTCGGGCCATTGTATCAAGATCGCGCATCTCACTCCTGCACACGCGTTGTCCCGCCACACTTATTTCCGGACGCCAACAGCTTGGACGAGCGTGCAGTCGTAACGAATTCTTAGGTAGGTGTAGCTCGCAGTTGCGAAGCAACTGCCACGAATCGGCAAAGCCGATTCGCCCCGACCCAGGATTCGGTTCGAATCTGAAAACAACTCAGAACAAAGAAAATGGCCCACCTTCGGCGGGCCATTTTCTTTGTTGTAGCCCCGACCAGATTCGAACTGGCGTTACCGGCGTGAAAGGCCGGCGTCCTAGGCCACTGGACGACGGGGCCGTGCGAAAACACGACAAACAGAACAAAAAGAGCAGTTCTGGGAGCGCCTCAATAATAGCGTACTAGGCGAGTCCTTCGGCCGCCTAAACGAAACGAGCGAGGGCCCGGCGCAAACGAGCGACTGTCGCTGGCTGACCGAGCACTTCCATGGATTCGAACAAGGGCGGACTGATCATCGAGCCGGTCACAGCCACCCGAAGCGGCTGAAAACCCTTGCGGGGATTCAATTCGAGATCTTCGAGCATTTGCCGCATGACGCCCTCAATCGCCTCAGTCGACCATACAGTCAGACCCTCCAGTCGGATAATCGCATCTTCCAACACCGGGGCAGCTTCCGGTTTCATGACTTTGTCCCAGGACGCTTCGTCGAACGAGACCTCATCGACGAAGAGCCACTCCGACATTTCCACAACCTCCGGCAACACCTTGACCCGCTCCTGGATCAGAGGGGCCATTACCTCAAATCGGCGGCGTTCGTCATCCGAAAGCTTCCGGTTCACCTCAATAAACGGCAGTGATCGGGCCACGAAGTCGTCAGGAGCCAGTTCACGCATATATTCGCCGCTCATCCATTCGAGTTTCTTCGTGTCGAATACCGCCGGGTTCTTCGAAACGTCGGCGAGGTCGAACTTTTCGATAGCTTGCTCAGGGCTGTAGATGGTGACTTCAGGATCGTATGACCAGCCGAGAAGGCTCATGTAGTTGAACATGGCTTCCGGCAAATATCCGGCCTTCATGTACGCATCCATCGATGTGTCGCCGTGCCGTTTCGACAGTTTCTTGCCGTCGGGACCGAACAAGAGCGGGAGGTGGGCGTAGATGACCGGTTCAGCCCCCATCGCCTTGGTGAGCAGAATGTGGCGTGGCGTCGAAGACAAGAGATCTTCCCCCCTGGCCACATGGGTGATCTCGTAGTCGACGTCATCGACGGTCGATGCCAGGTGA is a window from the Acidimicrobiia bacterium genome containing:
- a CDS encoding glutamate--tRNA ligase, yielding MSVRVRIAPSPTGMLHVGNARSAVFNWLFARHHGGTFIVRVDDTDIARSEEQYVTQMMEAMRWLGLDWDEGVGVGGPHGSYRQSDRFDRYREVAEQLIADGAAYRCFCTPEELDDRRQAAQAAGRPPGYDGACRTLGSEQVNTRMAAGESFLVRLAIPRPGVTEFFDLVRDDMRFDHDVIDDFVILRSDGTPTYHLASTVDDVDYEITHVARGEDLLSSTPRHILLTKAMGAEPVIYAHLPLLFGPDGKKLSKRHGDTSMDAYMKAGYLPEAMFNYMSLLGWSYDPEVTIYSPEQAIEKFDLADVSKNPAVFDTKKLEWMSGEYMRELAPDDFVARSLPFIEVNRKLSDDERRRFEVMAPLIQERVKVLPEVVEMSEWLFVDEVSFDEASWDKVMKPEAAPVLEDAIIRLEGLTVWSTEAIEGVMRQMLEDLELNPRKGFQPLRVAVTGSMISPPLFESMEVLGQPATVARLRRALARFV
- a CDS encoding PLDc N-terminal domain-containing protein, whose product is MEVGIFFGLMVFMVVPFAIFHIWAVIDVLKTPPSVWEAAEQNQIVWAIVVLALAFLGPILYLVIARPQLRVATDRANVVQ